The Kroppenstedtia pulmonis genome has a segment encoding these proteins:
- a CDS encoding transglycosylase domain-containing protein produces MSEHRRGRGDSIPSRTRIRGRERRGQSRSPIQRNGRKNKKKFRFFSLKWFILVLVTSVLLVVGGCSAVLMSAKTYSLKEIIGEMEKTSVIKDEKGKDVLMLGGANREYVKLSDLKSPELAEAFVKVEDERFYEHNGVDFKGLGRAVYKNIISLGKAEGASTITMQVARNAVLKDRQKTYTRKLNEISVSLNLEKDYSKPKILETYLNYIELGNDVRGIKMAAKIYFDKDITKEKLEPQEIALLAGLPKAPYGYNPYTQPEKAKQRRNVVLMKMAEDSTRPPIITEAEKEKAQKTELGVNPEYLKKHLKKGGFDAYKAYVMREAEERYPGVDQKDLVSGGYKIYTALNQKAQQSAEEALKDEQYYQGNEELDAGLTMMNPKNGEVVAVGGGRHYLPGYKLRATENHQPGSTIKPIAVYAPAVQEKNFNEYSTVVDEEIVIGEWRPKNLSGEFYGKIPMQEMVSKSLNASTIWLLKDHVTLGKASAYSEKAGLKLHKNDRGSYAALALGGLTEGVDTVQMAQAYSALANNGKNTEAHSIRKIVGPDGTVLRPKSKVKETEVFSPKTSYYMNRMLLEAVQNGTGVNAQLEGGRPVAGKTGTTQNSQEAWFVGYTPQYVTAVTVFKDKPNKELELTGGGYPARIFKKVMDDALEGKPVLNFVRPSGVEDPKPPFQLKPVSLGGGFDGKEAVNLRWNDYSDRLKYKVQRSEDQSSWSDIGVTSEGSYKDTNIDTSSGLFGGGKTYYYRVIALDEQAEDGQPTEADPSNVLTVTVSSSERDDHDDDDEDDNQDHENEDGSHDQNQEGREDGEQNDQRHGQGPPQGDQENQQPGDHQRPGNNQNNERGFWGW; encoded by the coding sequence ATGAGTGAACATCGAAGAGGCAGGGGGGATTCGATCCCTTCCCGAACCAGGATTCGGGGACGGGAGCGTCGTGGCCAATCCCGCTCACCGATTCAAAGAAACGGCAGAAAAAATAAAAAGAAGTTCCGTTTTTTTTCTCTTAAATGGTTTATTCTCGTTCTTGTAACATCTGTTTTATTAGTTGTAGGCGGGTGTTCTGCCGTTTTGATGTCGGCAAAGACCTACAGTTTGAAAGAGATCATCGGCGAAATGGAAAAAACATCGGTGATCAAGGATGAAAAGGGGAAAGATGTGCTGATGCTCGGGGGGGCAAACCGTGAATATGTCAAACTGAGCGATTTGAAATCCCCTGAGCTGGCGGAAGCTTTCGTTAAAGTGGAAGACGAACGCTTTTATGAACATAATGGCGTAGACTTCAAAGGACTGGGACGTGCCGTTTACAAAAACATCATCTCCTTGGGGAAAGCCGAAGGGGCCAGTACCATTACGATGCAGGTGGCCCGTAACGCTGTCTTGAAGGATCGGCAAAAAACCTATACCCGGAAGCTTAATGAGATTTCTGTCTCTCTTAATTTGGAGAAAGATTACAGTAAGCCTAAAATTTTGGAAACCTATCTGAACTACATTGAGTTGGGTAACGATGTCCGGGGAATCAAGATGGCCGCAAAAATCTATTTTGACAAGGATATTACGAAAGAAAAGCTGGAACCTCAGGAAATCGCCTTGTTGGCCGGGCTTCCCAAAGCTCCTTACGGGTACAATCCGTATACCCAACCGGAAAAGGCTAAGCAAAGGCGCAATGTTGTATTGATGAAGATGGCAGAGGACAGTACCCGTCCTCCGATTATCACCGAAGCAGAAAAAGAAAAGGCTCAAAAAACGGAGTTGGGGGTTAACCCTGAGTATCTGAAAAAGCACTTGAAAAAAGGCGGTTTTGATGCTTACAAGGCCTATGTGATGAGAGAGGCTGAGGAACGGTATCCAGGAGTTGATCAAAAGGACTTGGTCAGCGGTGGGTACAAAATTTACACTGCTCTTAACCAAAAGGCCCAGCAATCCGCTGAAGAAGCATTAAAAGATGAACAGTATTATCAGGGGAACGAAGAGCTGGATGCCGGTTTGACCATGATGAACCCCAAAAACGGGGAAGTGGTGGCTGTCGGGGGAGGACGTCATTATCTTCCCGGTTATAAGCTGAGGGCAACAGAAAATCACCAGCCAGGATCAACGATCAAGCCGATTGCTGTCTACGCTCCCGCCGTTCAGGAAAAGAATTTCAATGAGTACTCAACGGTGGTCGACGAAGAGATTGTCATAGGAGAGTGGAGACCGAAAAACTTGTCCGGGGAATTTTACGGCAAGATTCCCATGCAGGAAATGGTGAGCAAGTCCTTGAACGCATCCACGATCTGGCTTCTCAAAGATCACGTCACTTTGGGCAAGGCATCGGCATACTCGGAAAAAGCGGGATTGAAGCTTCATAAGAATGACAGGGGAAGTTATGCTGCCCTGGCATTGGGCGGATTGACCGAAGGGGTGGACACCGTACAAATGGCTCAAGCTTATTCTGCCTTGGCCAACAACGGTAAAAACACGGAAGCCCATTCGATTCGAAAAATTGTAGGACCGGATGGAACGGTGTTGCGTCCGAAGAGCAAGGTCAAAGAAACCGAAGTCTTTTCCCCGAAAACGTCTTATTACATGAACCGGATGTTGTTGGAAGCCGTTCAAAACGGGACCGGGGTAAATGCCCAGCTGGAAGGAGGGCGCCCGGTGGCGGGTAAAACGGGTACGACCCAGAACAGCCAAGAAGCATGGTTCGTCGGTTATACTCCCCAGTATGTGACAGCGGTGACCGTGTTCAAAGATAAACCGAACAAAGAGTTGGAGCTGACAGGGGGAGGCTATCCCGCCCGTATTTTCAAAAAAGTGATGGATGATGCCTTGGAAGGCAAACCGGTACTCAACTTTGTGCGACCCTCAGGAGTGGAAGACCCGAAACCGCCTTTCCAATTGAAACCCGTCTCCCTCGGCGGCGGTTTTGATGGAAAAGAGGCAGTTAACTTGAGATGGAATGATTACTCCGATCGCCTTAAATATAAAGTGCAACGTTCGGAAGATCAGTCCAGCTGGAGTGACATCGGTGTAACATCCGAGGGCAGCTATAAAGATACCAACATTGATACTTCAAGTGGTCTCTTTGGCGGCGGCAAGACCTACTATTACCGAGTCATTGCCTTGGATGAGCAAGCTGAGGATGGACAACCCACTGAAGCAGATCCTTCCAACGTCCTGACAGTCACCGTATCCTCCAGTGAAAGGGACGACCATGACGATGACGATGAGGATGACAACCAGGATCATGAAAATGAAGATGGTTCCCATGACCAGAATCAGGAGGGCCGGGAAGACGGAGAACAAAATGATCAACGTCATGGCCAGGGCCCCCCACAAGGTGACCAAGAAAATCAACAGCCTGGGGATCACCAACGCCCCGGCAACAATCAAAATAACGAAAGAGGCTTTTGGGGTTGGTAA
- a CDS encoding transglycosylase domain-containing protein: protein MNQNRYKSEEHRSSGAIGSRLKERGRKKRGKRRFFNKKWILMVAITTFLLVIGGCSAVMISAKSMPLDKLEEVEFASTLYDVEGKAVTKLGSNNREYVAMKHVKSRKLIEDTFVAVEDRRFYQHHGVDFKSIARAVYNNLIQGRKAEGGGTITMQVARNVVLENINKTYTRKLKEVAVAWNLERKHSKKEILQAYLNFIYYGNDVQGIQMASKIYFDKDLTKDELEPQEVALLAGLPKAPSRYNPYQNQEEARKRRNIVLMLMAEQGVITEEEKEKYQKMELGVNRKYLEKYLKNDEYQAYKHYVMIEASKRFNIPEEELATGGYKIRTHLVPRAQKGMEAAFKNDSLFKNSDDLDGGATIVNPKTGGIAAIAGGREYLGTGYTLRSVEETKQPGSAIKPITVYAPVVEQKNYNEYTPVPDPAGFRIGSWKPQNLQLRSFGKPPLKDVLAKSLNVATAWLLKNEVGLETATRYGEQMGLEFDRRDKSSYAALALGGLTHGVNTVDMAQAYVPFINNGKMNEAHAIESISTRDRSWQAEGEFDKEREVFSPKTAYYMTRMMHYNVQQGTGRSAQLPDGRDVAGKTGTTQESQTAWFVGYTNEYVMSAMVYNKENGKVRLTGGEYPARIFKEVMTEAVRGTPVSRFKNPGVPLPKPPFVLKAVSLQGSYDSDSRSVQLSWKDYDNRLRYRVERSEGSGWKEIGMTSDGSFTDRDVLKGGELDAILKGNSRQYSYRVIAVDTVTNEEASPSNVVTVQLNPPKEEPPDEGEIPGDQKGDDESGNQEGEPGEEQPGHSPGDQEGDPPGNQEGEDQEGEQDSSEQGRPFPPIFRPDR, encoded by the coding sequence ATGAACCAGAACCGATACAAAAGTGAGGAGCATCGTTCTTCCGGTGCGATCGGCTCTCGGTTGAAAGAGCGTGGGAGAAAGAAGAGGGGAAAACGTCGTTTCTTCAATAAAAAATGGATATTGATGGTTGCGATTACCACGTTTTTGTTGGTGATCGGGGGCTGTTCTGCAGTGATGATTTCTGCCAAATCCATGCCGTTGGATAAACTGGAGGAAGTGGAATTTGCTTCTACTCTTTACGATGTAGAGGGAAAAGCGGTTACGAAACTGGGTTCCAATAACCGGGAATATGTAGCGATGAAACATGTCAAATCCCGAAAATTGATTGAGGATACCTTTGTTGCCGTAGAAGACCGCCGTTTCTACCAACATCATGGTGTTGACTTTAAAAGTATAGCCAGGGCAGTATACAACAACCTGATCCAAGGCCGGAAGGCGGAAGGCGGGGGGACCATTACCATGCAGGTCGCCCGGAATGTGGTTCTCGAAAATATCAATAAAACCTATACCCGAAAGTTGAAGGAGGTTGCGGTTGCCTGGAACCTGGAACGGAAACATTCCAAAAAAGAAATCTTGCAGGCTTATCTCAATTTCATCTACTACGGGAATGATGTTCAGGGTATACAAATGGCTTCCAAAATCTACTTCGACAAAGATTTGACAAAGGATGAGCTGGAGCCCCAAGAGGTGGCCTTGTTAGCAGGCTTGCCGAAGGCTCCGTCCCGTTACAATCCGTATCAGAATCAGGAGGAGGCACGTAAGCGGCGTAATATCGTTCTGATGTTGATGGCGGAGCAAGGAGTTATCACGGAAGAAGAAAAGGAAAAATATCAAAAGATGGAGCTTGGGGTCAATCGCAAGTACTTGGAAAAGTACCTGAAGAATGATGAATATCAAGCTTACAAACATTATGTCATGATAGAAGCCAGCAAGCGGTTTAATATACCTGAAGAGGAGTTGGCCACAGGAGGCTATAAAATCCGCACGCATCTGGTTCCCCGAGCTCAGAAAGGGATGGAAGCTGCTTTTAAGAATGATTCCCTTTTTAAAAACAGCGATGACCTGGATGGCGGGGCAACGATCGTTAATCCAAAGACAGGGGGAATTGCCGCTATTGCCGGAGGAAGGGAGTATCTGGGTACCGGTTATACATTGCGATCTGTGGAGGAGACCAAACAACCTGGCTCCGCGATTAAACCCATTACAGTTTACGCACCGGTTGTCGAACAGAAAAACTACAACGAATACACACCGGTTCCGGATCCTGCCGGGTTTCGGATTGGCTCCTGGAAGCCGCAAAACTTGCAATTACGCTCTTTCGGTAAACCACCCTTGAAGGATGTGTTGGCCAAGTCTTTAAACGTGGCGACGGCATGGCTGTTGAAGAACGAGGTGGGTTTGGAAACAGCTACCCGCTATGGAGAACAAATGGGTCTCGAATTTGATCGCAGGGACAAGTCTTCCTATGCTGCCTTGGCTCTGGGGGGACTTACCCACGGGGTGAATACTGTGGACATGGCCCAGGCATATGTTCCCTTTATCAATAATGGGAAGATGAATGAAGCACATGCCATTGAAAGCATTTCCACCAGGGATCGATCATGGCAAGCGGAAGGAGAGTTTGATAAAGAGCGGGAGGTTTTTTCACCGAAAACCGCCTATTACATGACTCGTATGATGCATTACAATGTTCAACAAGGCACGGGGAGGAGCGCCCAGCTCCCTGACGGCAGGGATGTTGCCGGGAAGACAGGTACCACCCAGGAAAGCCAGACTGCCTGGTTCGTAGGCTATACCAATGAGTATGTAATGTCCGCCATGGTATATAACAAAGAAAACGGCAAAGTCCGCTTGACCGGAGGAGAGTATCCCGCCAGGATATTCAAAGAGGTGATGACGGAAGCCGTAAGAGGGACTCCGGTGAGTCGGTTTAAAAATCCGGGTGTACCCTTGCCCAAACCTCCCTTTGTGTTGAAAGCAGTCAGCTTACAAGGTTCTTATGATTCGGATTCCCGCTCGGTCCAATTAAGCTGGAAGGATTATGACAACCGTCTCCGTTATCGGGTGGAGCGATCAGAAGGGTCCGGCTGGAAAGAGATTGGCATGACTTCGGATGGTTCCTTTACAGATCGAGATGTCCTGAAGGGCGGGGAGTTGGATGCCATCCTCAAGGGCAATTCCCGGCAATATTCATATCGGGTGATTGCAGTGGATACCGTGACCAATGAGGAGGCTTCTCCCTCGAATGTGGTAACGGTTCAGCTTAATCCTCCCAAGGAGGAGCCTCCTGATGAAGGGGAAATTCCAGGAGACCAAAAGGGTGACGATGAATCTGGTAACCAGGAAGGGGAGCCTGGGGAAGAGCAACCTGGGCACAGTCCCGGTGATCAGGAAGGAGATCCACCTGGTAATCAGGAGGGAGAGGATCAGGAAGGAGAACAGGATTCTTCAGAGCAGGGTCGCCCCTTTCCTCCGATCTTTAGACCGGATCGATAA